In one Polaribacter sp. ALD11 genomic region, the following are encoded:
- the nrfD gene encoding NrfD/PsrC family molybdoenzyme membrane anchor subunit, which yields MSHYEAPIREPLVLGDKSYHDITEDIAKPIEGAANKNWYIAFYISLAAMLWGFGCIFYTVGTGIGVWGLNKNIGWAWDITNFVWWVGIGHAGTLISAVLLLFRQKWRMAINRSAEAMTIFAVFQAGLFPIIHMGRPWNAYWVLPLPNQFGSLWVNFNSPLLWDVFAISTYLSVSLVFWWTGLLPDFAMIRDRAVKPFQKKIYALLSFGWSGRAKDWQRFEEVSLVLAGLATPLVLSVHTIVSMDFATSINPGWHSTIFPPYFVAGAIFSGFAMVQTLLGIMRKVTNLEDYITRMHVEYMNMVIILTGGIVAVAYATEFFIAWYTGSPYENYTYLSVGAATGPYAWAFWSLITFNIITPQLLWIKKFRRSFTITFIISIAINIGMWFERFDIIAIVLSKGHLPSTWWRFEPTFVDVGIFIGTIGFFFVLFLLYARTFPVIAQAEVKTILKSSGEYYKKRSEQGIPTKPAIVVANTVVKKEDSDNNLNG from the coding sequence ATGTCTCATTACGAAGCACCCATAAGGGAACCTTTAGTATTAGGTGATAAAAGTTACCACGATATTACCGAAGACATTGCAAAACCTATAGAAGGGGCTGCAAATAAAAATTGGTACATTGCATTTTATATCTCATTAGCAGCAATGCTTTGGGGATTTGGATGTATTTTTTACACCGTAGGAACTGGTATTGGAGTCTGGGGATTAAACAAGAACATTGGTTGGGCTTGGGATATTACCAACTTTGTATGGTGGGTAGGTATTGGTCACGCAGGAACATTAATTTCCGCGGTACTTTTATTATTCCGTCAAAAATGGAGAATGGCAATTAACCGTTCTGCGGAAGCAATGACAATTTTCGCTGTTTTTCAAGCAGGATTGTTTCCAATTATTCACATGGGACGTCCATGGAATGCATATTGGGTGTTACCGCTTCCTAATCAATTTGGATCATTATGGGTTAATTTTAACTCACCTCTATTATGGGATGTTTTTGCAATTTCAACATATTTATCTGTATCATTAGTATTCTGGTGGACAGGTTTATTGCCCGATTTTGCAATGATTAGAGATAGAGCAGTAAAACCTTTTCAAAAGAAAATATACGCTTTACTATCATTCGGTTGGTCTGGTAGAGCAAAAGATTGGCAACGTTTCGAAGAAGTATCTTTGGTACTTGCAGGTTTAGCAACACCATTAGTACTTTCTGTACATACAATTGTATCAATGGATTTTGCAACATCAATTAATCCAGGTTGGCACTCAACAATTTTCCCTCCTTATTTCGTAGCTGGAGCAATCTTTTCAGGATTTGCAATGGTACAGACGTTATTAGGTATTATGAGAAAAGTTACAAACCTAGAAGATTACATTACACGTATGCACGTAGAGTATATGAATATGGTAATTATCTTAACAGGTGGAATTGTAGCTGTAGCTTATGCAACTGAATTTTTTATTGCATGGTACACAGGTTCACCATACGAAAACTATACTTATTTATCTGTAGGTGCTGCAACAGGACCTTATGCTTGGGCTTTTTGGTCATTAATTACATTCAATATCATTACACCACAATTATTATGGATTAAGAAATTTAGAAGAAGTTTTACAATTACTTTTATCATTTCAATCGCAATTAATATTGGTATGTGGTTTGAACGTTTCGATATTATTGCAATTGTATTAAGTAAAGGTCATTTACCATCAACATGGTGGCGTTTTGAACCAACGTTTGTAGATGTAGGTATCTTTATAGGTACAATAGGATTCTTCTTTGTATTATTCTTATTATATGCGAGAACATTTCCAGTAATTGCGCAAGCGGAAGTAAAAACAATATTAAAATCTTCTGGTGAATATTATAAGAAGAGAAGTGAACAAGGAATTCCTACAAAACCTGCAATTGTTGTTGCAAATACAGTAGTAAAAAAGGAGGATTCTGATAACAATTTAAACGGATAA